One Stratiformator vulcanicus genomic window, CTCGGCGACACACGCGGCGAGCTCTTCGCCCTTCAGGCCGCCGTGCTGGCCAATCCTCGATCAGCGGACGTTCAAGCCAAAGCAGGCCGGGGCTTCCTGCGGGCGGGCGACGAGCAACGGGGATTTGCAGCGTTGGGCCGATCGGTGCAGCTTGCGCCATACGACCCCCGCTACGCACACGGCTTGGCGGCTGCGCACCTCTCGGCCGGATCACCCGATTCCGCGATCGTTGTGCTCGAAGCCGCCGCGGCGCGGACGCCCGACCCGTCGATTTCCGTCTCGCTGGGGCGACTGTATGAAGCGCAGCGCGATTGGACCGCGGCCACGGGAGCCTATCGATCGGCATTGCACGGTCGGCCCGGCGACGTTCGGACGACGGTTCGACTGGCCGAGTGCCTCTACCACTCAGGCTCCTACGAACATGCCGTCCAACGCTATCAGCAGGCCGCGCAGGTCGACCGGCGTTGGCTGTCGTTCGCGGAATACTCCCGCTACGGCGATGCCGCGCTCCGCAGCGAACACCTTCAACTTGCCGGCGATGTATTCGACTACATGGCCGAGAACACGCCGCCGATGCGAGAGCTTGAGATATTGCGAGCGCTCGCGGCATTGAGACTTGGCGAATCCTCGCGGGCCGAGCGAATCGCCAGAACAGCCTTGACGCAATGGGAGAATGACGAGCAGCTAAGCCGCGTGCTCGAATTGTCAGGGGCGATCGAACTCACCGCCGCAACAGCCGATACTGTGGCCGAGAGCGATGAGTCCGAGTTCGTGCAAACCGCCGACTATTCTGCACTTCCGCTTTGCAGACCGGTCGTCGAGCCCGATTCCGACGGATCGAACTCTTCATCCACTTCGTCTAGCAGTTCCGACGTATTGACGTCGACCTCGCCGTCGAATTGAGGGACGCCGTCGGGGAAGAGGTCGTACTCGTCACCGTTGTCCAAAATCAATCGGCCACCCTGAATCTGCTCCTCCTGTGGCGCATTCTGGTCGACTTCCATAATCACCTGACCGCCAGCCTTCGTGCCTTCGATATCAAAGATCAGTCGATTCTCGCCACCGAACGTATCGCCGTAGTTAAAGGAGAAACTGGTGACTTCGCCGACGTGTTCGGCGATCACCTCATTCTGCCGCATCTCCTCTTCGACGGCCTGCGACATCACGCCCATGATCGCGTAAAAGCCGCCGCCGCAGCAGATGATCAGACCGAGGGCACCGAGTCCCAAAATCCCGAGAATGATCCCGGCGATCAGGCAACCTTTGCCACCTTTTTTGCGGGGAAGAGGTTCGGGCTGGAACGTGTCTTCATCCATACTCACGGCGCTGTTCCCAGTCGATGGTCTTGGAGATGCTCTCCGAGGGCGACGGCCAAGCGGTCGATCTCGGGCCTATCGTTATACAGGTGGCACGAGACCCGAACAAACCGGCGTCCTCCCCAGTGAACAACCGGCACCTCGATCTTATCCTGCTCCCGCAGCGCGATCTGAAGCGGATCAGGTTTCCAGAAGCTGGCGTCCCGCTCGACCTCCGGCAGCGGCAGCGTGATCATTGACCCGAACATATCGTCATTGCCGTAGAGATTTGCGGGCAGACCGGTGACGTCCTGAATCCGTTGCCGCGCGTAACGTGCCAGCTGATGCGTTTCAGTGCGGAAACGGTCGACGCCATACTCTTCAAGGAATTCGATCGCCGCAGGCACCGCCAGAAACGCGGACGGATCGTGAGTGCCCCACCAGTGGAACTCGTCCTTCCACGACGCCTGCCCGCCACCAACGAGTCGACCACCCCAACTCGCGATCAAAGGTTTGAAACCCTGTTGGTGCTTCCGCCGGACATAGAGGAACCCGGTCCCGAACGGCGCCGAGAGCCACTTGTGGCAACTGGCCGTATAGAAGTCGCAGTCGATCTTCCGCAGCGAGAGCGGCACCATCGCCGGAGCATGCGGACCGTCGACACAGACCTGGATGCCGCGTTCCCGGGCTCGCCGGCAAATTGCTTCGACCGGCAGGATCACCGCCGTGGGCGACGTGACATGGCTGACAACGATCAGCTTCGTCCGGTCGGACACGCGTTCAAACAATGACTCGACAATCTCTGCGTCATCACCCAGCGTTCTCGGCAGCGATGCCACGACGATTCTTCCGCCGGTTTCATCGCAGTGCGATTGCCACATCCGCCGGACGGCACCGTACTCGTGGTTCGTGAGTAATACCTCGTCACCTGCTTCGAGGACCGTATTGCGCAGCACGATGTTCATCGCCACCGTCGCGTTGGGGACGAGAATCAGATCGCGACCCTCGCATCCGACGAACTTCCCGAGCTTGTCGGCCGCGGCTTCGAGTTCGTTCTCGATTCGCCGCACGAAGAAGTCCATCGGTTGCGATTCAAGCTCCCGGGTCCACCGCTCCCGCTCCGCCAGCACAGGCTCCGGCGAAGGCCCGAACGAACCGTGATTGAGGTAGGTCACTCCCTCACGAAGCCGCCACTGATCCCGGATCGCTTTAGAACTCACAGAGGATGCGCTCATGCTATCAATTCATCAGTTCATACAAGCCCAAGCCGCAAACCGTCGGGACACCCGCGAATTCGATACTTAAATTGTCGAAAGATCAGAGAGCAGATATCAGAGCCACACATCGAAACCGTCAAGTGTCTCTCAACCCTCGTCTCTCAACTCTCAACCGCGAGCGCAGCTCGCCCCGCTAACCCTTGTCCCACCGACCCCAACCGCGAAGATAGTCTGCATTACCCACCATCGATCGAACACGAGGCTGACATGACACGGCGGATTGTAGCGGGATTCGGACTGATTCTCTCGGCACTCGTGTCGCCAATAGGCGGGGTCCCGGCCGCAGCCGATGACTGGCCCCAGTGGTTCGGCCCCAATCGCGACGGCATCTGGCGTGAAGCCGGTGTGTCGACCTCATTGCCCGACGACGCTTCCGGCGCCGCCTGGCGGGCACCGGTCAAGGCCGGTTACGCCGCACCCGCCGTCGCCGGGGGCCGGGTCTATCTGATGGATCGCACCACCGACCCGCTCGCCGTCACACCGGATAATCCGTTTCTCCGCGGCGACATCCCCGGCACCGAACGCGTCGTCTGCGTCGATGACGCCACCGGCGAAGAGCTGTGGGTCCATCAATACGATTGTGCCTATACGGTTTCCTATCCTCTCGGTCCGCGGGTGACGCCGACGATCTCGGGCGGCAGAGTTTATTCACTCGGGGCCGAAGGCGACTTTAAGTGTCTCGACGCTGAAACGGGCGAGGTCATCTGGGAGAAGGATTTTAATGACGACTACCAAGCCGATACGCCGATGTGGGGGTTTTCTTCGCACCCGCTTGTCGACGGCAACAAAGTCATCACACACGTCGGCGGCGAAGGCTCCGCCGTCGTCGCATGGAATAAAAACACCGGTGAAGAACTGTGGCGCTCGCTCACCGTCCCCGAAATCGGATACGCCCCGCCGGTTATCTATGAAGCCGGTGGCGTGCGGCAACTCGTTTCCTTCCATGGCGGCGGCGTGAGCGGACTGAATCCCGAAACCGGCGAAGAGTACTGGACCGTTGAAATTGAAGTCCCCTTCGCGATGGCGATCGCGCTGCCGCAGAAGTCGGGCGACAAATTACTCGTCACGCCATATCAGCGGAACACGAAGCTGCTGCAATTCGCGGCCGATACGCCAACGGTGAAGACCGTTTGGACTTCGACCAATCGCACCGGCGTTCACCCGACGATCGCCACGGCCTATATCGTCGGTGATTACGTTTATGGCAACGGCCTCAACGGCTGGTTCCGCTGCTTTAAACTCGCGGATGGCGATCGCGTATGGGAAACACTCGAACCAACCACCGGTGATCGCCCCGAACGCTGGAGCACCGTCTTCCTCACGCCTCACGAACCGAGCGGCAAGTATTTTCTCTATAACGAACACTGCGAATTAATGACTGCCGAGCTGAGCCCGGAAGGTTACAAGGAGCTCGACAGGGTTCAACTCTTAAAACCGACCGCCACCGCCGGCAACCGCGACCTGGTCTGGTCGCATCCCGCCTACGCGAACAAAAGTGTCTATGTACGGAATGACGAGGAGCTGATTAAGGTTTCGCTGGCTGAGTAAGCAAAGACAGCTCGGTTTACTCAGTCACCGTGAACGGCGATCGTTCTGTTTGAGATGAGGGTGAACTTTCTCACCGGCGAATCAGAAAGATGAATGATGAAATCTCAAAACCGGTCAGGGTTATTAACATCGTTCTCACTGATCCTGCTCATCGCCCACGGCTTCGCGGCTGAGGGGGCGGACACTCTCACTCCTTTATTCGTCACTGTCGACATGAACGTCGGCGAGCGGCAGGCCGTCGAGTTGACTGACGGGACGAAAATCGAGATCGAGTTGCTGTCGCTCGACGAGCGGCGAGACCGGATTAGTAATGCCGTCCGCAAAGCCACCGTAAAGGTAAGGCTCGATGATCAGGTAACCGAACTGATCGCCGCTACCTATCACCTCCCGAAGACCGTCGGAGCGGCACAGGTCGATTGTGCGGTCACGCGTGGCTATCGATCCAACAGCCGAAATCGTTCATGGGGTCTTAAGAAAGACGCGAGATTGCGTTTGTGGCCGAAGAATTCGCCTTGGATTCGCGCCGAAACGTTTCGGTATCCCGTCGAGCAAAAGTGGTTCGCCAGCTTAACCCAGATGGCCAATGAGCCGACCTATGTCGATGCAGGCGAGTCGCCGCAGAGAAAAGAAGTTTATTATCACAGCGGCCTTGATATGGGCGGGGTCGAAGGAAAAGTGCCGGTCCACGCGGCGACTGACGGCATCGTGGTTTCTTCCGGTATTAATGTCATGAGAGAACACGAGCGGGGGACCCCGGTCTCGCCGCGGTATGACGTCGTCTATGTGCTCGATCAGCGTGGCTGGTACTACCGCTACAGCCACCTCAAGGAAATTAATGACGCGATCAAGCCGGGGCGGCGGGTCAAGATCGGACAGCGAATCGGCACCCTCGGCAAGGAGGGCGGCAGCGGCGGCTGGTCGCACCTTCATTTTGAAATTAAATCGTGGCAACCGTCAGTGGAATGGGGCACCCAGGCCGGCTATGCGTTTCTCTGGGAGGCGTATCGCCGTCAATTTAATCCCTCGATCATTGCCGTCGCGCGACCACACCACTTCGTCACCGTGGGCGAAGATGTGACGCTCGACGGATCGAAGTCATGGTCGAAGTCGGACGGTCCGCTCTCTCATCAGTGGAATTTCCACGACGGCACATCGTCGACGGAATCATCGGTCGTTCGAAAATACGAAACGCCGGGTAGTTACAGCGAGGTTCTTAAGGTCACCGACAAGGACGGCAGAGTCAGCTACGACTTTGCCGCCGTGCATGTCGTCGATCTCGACCGGCCGGAAGTCTTGCCGCCGACGGTGAATGCGGCATACTGGCCGACATTAGATATCAAGCCGGGCGATCCCGTCGAATTCGCGATCCGCAGTTTTCGTAACAGCACGCCGGGCGAGATGATTAATTTTGGTGATGGAACCGACGTGGTTAAAGTCACCTCCGACGGTAACCGGGAGTCGCTGGCACCCGATGGCTATGCAAGAACAACTCACCGCTATGAACGTCCCGGGGACTATCTGGTCCGTGTCGAAACCGTCAATGAACACGGTCTAAGAGCCATGACGCACCTGCACGTGCGGGTCGAGTCGCCCGAAGACCTGAATTAGTGGATGGCCCGGACGCTACATGTCCGGGTAGCTTAGCGGCGAGAGGTCTTGGGGCGGTGTTGGAATTCTAGGCCGGCGACGTGATGCGGGGCACGTCCCGAGACCTCTTGCGGCTACGCCGCCCGGTTCTGTAGGAACCGGGCCACCCGTGAGTAAACGGAATTTCTAATACGAATATTCCATTCGCGGGACATCATCGGATATGATGGGACTAACGAACATCTCAGGAGTGTGACATGTCACGCATTACCATCGACCGCCCGGAACCAGACAAATTGACGCCTGACGGCAGCGTTGCCGAAGTGGTGGATCGTGAGGGCAAATTGCTCGGCTACTTCGTACCTGCGGGACGCGAAGAGAACCTCCAGCCACAAATCAGCGATGCAGCCTACGAAAGCCGAATCACGGATGGCGGAGGTCGGTCGATGCGTGACGCGATCGACGAACTTCGGGCGAAGTCGTAGTGAAGCATTTCGTCAATTTGCTCCCCGATGCCGAGCGAGAATTAACGGAAATCTGGTTGGCCGCGGACGATCGCGATGCGGTCACGGAGGCGGCGGATCGGATTGAGAAAGCCTTGGCACACGATCCGGCTTCGTTCGGAGAGTCGCGGGGCGACGGCAGTCGAATTTCATTTGCACCTCCGCTGGCCGTGCGCTTTTCTGTGATGGTCGACGATCGCCGTGTTGACTTGGGGCACTTTTGGCAGATTGCCGATCGCTCGCGCTAAATCCCTTGCTGGCGCTGCGGGCATGTTTTTCTTTTATTTTGTCGTGAACCGAATCGCCCTTTGGCCCGTCTTAAGTCGTGTTCCTGCCACGCGACCCCGAAACGAAGGAAAGAGCGATGAGTCAATCGACGATCGATGCTGCCGTCGCCCTGTTTCGGGCGCACGCCGCCATGAATGAAGCGCGAGAGTGCCCCGAATACTCGGGGCAGCCGCGCGAAGGCCCCCGCCTGTGGAGTCCCGGTCATAATGAACCCGGTGCCCCCAAGGCATCGGGTTTTTTCGTGGACGGAAATAGGCGGGAGGAGTCAAGAGACAGGAGTCAGAAGATAGGAGAGAATGGGCCCGGACTGCATGACCGGTATCAACCATCTCTCCTCGCTACTTGCTCCTAGCTCCTCCTGAAATCGGGATTACCGTCGCCAGGCGTCCGGCGGCGCGCGGACCTCTTTAAAAGATCGGTGCCGCGTGTTCCGTGAACGGGTTCTGAACGACGTGACGATAGTCCGCCACAGTGGTTAGCTCACTTGGATAGAGCATCGGTCTTAGAAACCGAGTGTAGCGGGTTCGAATCCTGCACCACGCGCGAGCTGATAACTCGCTGGACAACGAAGCCCCAAGGGAACGGTCGTTTGTGATTGGTCGGGGCGGGCGGTGTTGGTTGCGCTCTCGCGAACGCTGCCGCGGAAGCGGTCGCGGTTCGAGTCGCACCACGCCGCCCGCCCGGCATGTCCGAGCGCCCTGCGGTCGGCGGATGCCGACCGCATTCGCCCGGCGTTAAAGCGGTTGGCAAGATTCATCGGTTCGGGGAGCACGCTCTCCGGCGACGTGAATTTTTAAGATCGTGACGACGCTTGCGCGGATGCCGTCTTAAGTCGACCCCGCGTGACGAGATGTGATCGATCGCGACGACTGTTCCCGGAAGGCGATCAGAATGGCTAGAGGCGAGTGGCTAGAGCCAAGGCTCGCTGCGCTCGTGGTTGAGAGTTAAGACACCAGAGTTGAGAGAAAGGAGTAAGAAAGCTCCCCAATCTCTCATCTTTAAACGATAAACCCTCCCGAAGGGAGAATGACATGTTCAAGTTGATTTATATTCCGGCTGACAAGGTCGGTTTGAAGTTCAAGGACGGTCGGTTCGATCGGTTGATCGAGGCGGGCACGCGATTCGTCTTCAATCCGCTGGGTCGGATTCAGGTGCGGGTCGCGGACCTGCGGGCTCCGCAGCTCTTCAGCGAGCGGCTCGACCAGATCGTGGCGAGCGGTGTGCTCGACGAGCGGGCGGTCGTGCTCGACCTCGCCGACCATGAGCGAGCGCTCGTCTGGATCGACGGCCGGTTCGCGAACGTCCTGCCGGCGGGTCTGTACGCCTTCTGGACCACGCATCGGAAGGTGCGGACCGAGGTCGTCGACACGCGGCAAGTCCGGTTCAACCACCCGGAGATCAACGCGGTACTGCAGAGCCCCGGCGGTCGGGCGGCGCTGCAGGTCGTGATCGTCGAGCGGGAGGAGGCGGGCGTGCTGTTCGTGGATGGCGCATTCGTCGAGACGTTAAAGCCGGGCCGGTACACGTTCTGGAAGGACGCGGCACGGGTGAACGTCGTGCCGGTCGACCTGAAGGAAACGACGGTCGACATTGCCGGTCAGGACATCATGACGGCGGATAAGGTCACGCTGCGGCTCAACGCCCAGTTGACCTACCGGGTAACGGACGCCCGGGCCGCGGTCACGACGGTCGACGACATCGCGCAGACGCTCTACCGGGAGGCGCAGTTGGCGCTCCGGGCGATCGTCGGCGGACGAGATCTCGACGCGTTCCTGGCTGACAAGGAAGCGGTTGCCGCGGAAGCACTGCAGACGGTGCGGAAGCGGGCACAGACCTTCGGTGTGGAAGTCCTCGCCGCGGGTGTGCGGGACGTGATCCTGCCGGGAGAGATGAAGGACCTGATGAACAAGGTCACGGAGGCCAAGAAGGCAGCCGAGGCTCAGCTCATCACCCGGCGGGAGGAGACGGCCGCGCTGCGAAGCCAGGCCAACACGGCGAAGCTGCTGGCCGACAACCCAACGCTCATGCGGCTGCGGGAGTTGGAGGTCCTGGAGCAAATCGCCAGCAAGGCGAACCTGAACGTCGTTCTCGGCGAGCAGGGGCTGGCCGACCGGGTCATGAAGTTGCTGTGACGCTAGGCCCACGGGTTCCGACCCGTGGGCCTTATTTCGTTGATGGCTTGATACGACAATTTAACGATAAGAATTGGCAAACACGCAAAATTTAAAGATATACAAGCCCGACGCGCGAGCGAGGGACTCTTGGTGGGGTCCCTCGCTCGCGCGTCGGGCTTGTGTAAGCGCTTCGTGCTTGTGTGAAATATTAATTCCTCGAATGATCCGTTACGGGTCTTGACGATGGTACGGTTTCGATCGATCGTCAAGAGACGTTGCGTCAACCGGTAGCGACCCGACGATACTTCTGGAGCGCACCCGATCCGCTGACCCTTTCTCCATAAGCCTCGCCCGTGACTGAGCAAGCCCTCCGTCGACGCTTAAAATTCACCTTTATCGGCATGTTATTATTGCTGCCGGTGGTCGGGTTCGGATCTCGTCAGGCGATTCATCACACGCGGATTCATCCGGAAGAATGGCTGCCCGCATCCCATCCTGAGCGCGCCGAGTACCTAAATTTCACCGCGGAATTCGAAGGGCACGACGTCGTCCTGATTAGTTGGGACGGCTGCACATGGGACGACCCCAAGCTCGCCGATCTTCAGTCAGCTTTTGATAAACCCGACGACCCCGAGCGCGCGAAGTACTTTGAAGAGATTATCGATCGGGCGGTCAGCGGATCTTCGTTGATGGACCGGTTGACCGCCGAGCCGCTTAATCTGGAACCGGATGAAGCAGCCGAGCGTCTTAAGGGCAGTTTCATCGGCCCCGACGGCAAGACGAGCTGTCAGCTTGTCGTACTCACACCGGAGGGGAACGAAGATCGGACGCCGTCAATCAATGCGATCATCGAAACGGCGGTCGAGGTCACCGGGCTGTCGCGTGAGGAACTCGTCCTCACCGGGCCGCCGTATTCGGGGAGCGTGATCGACGAAGAGAGCATCTTGAGCGTGCGGGTCTTCGGCGGACTGTCGATTCTCGCGGCGTTTTTGTTATGCCGGGTGTGTGTCGGATCGTGGAAGCTCGCCGGAGTGATCGGCGGGGCGGCACTGTTCAGCCAATTCGTCGCGCTTTCAATCGTGCATTACAGCGGCATCTATATGGATGCCGTTCTAATGGCGTTACCGACGATGGTCTTCGTGCTGACGACCTCCGCAGGCATTCACCTCTCGAATTACTACTTCGCGGCGGTGGCGGAAGGAGATCCCGAACCGGGGGTGACGGCCCTGCGACGCGGCTGGCGACCGGCGCTGCTGGCGACCCTCACAACCGCGATCGGCCTATTCTCGCTGGCGATTAGTGAAGTCCAACCGGTGCGGGCGTTCGGAATTATTGGCGGAACCGGAATTATCATCGGGAGCCTCTTGGTTCTCGCATTGCTACCCGGATTCTTAACGAGGGCGAAGATTAATGTCCGCGAGACGAAAGTCGGCGGTTGGCGTGACCGCTTTCTCGGCGGCATGGCCGATTGGGTCATCGCGGCGGGCCCGGGCATCGCCCTGATGTGTCTGATCGCGATGGTCTGGTCGGGAATGGGGCTTGGGAGCTTGAAGACCGCCGGTGACATTCCCGCATTATTCCGGCCCGATAGCGAGATCATGCGGGACTACCGCTGGTTCGAGAAGAACCTCGGCCCGACGATCCCGCTCGACGTGGTGATTCAGTTCGAGCCGGACGACGAAATGTCTTACGCCCAGCAATTGCAGATTCTCGGGGCGGTGCAAGAGTCGCTCAATGGGATCGAGGGTGCCTCCGGTTTTGTTTCCGCCGCGACATTCGCACCCGATTTAAGCGGCAGCGGGTTCTCGTTGCTCTCGCGCATGCGTCGGCTGAACCAGCGGCTCGACGAGGATACGTCGGAATATATTGACGAGCATCTGCTCGTCGAGCAGGACGGCGTCAAACGCTGGCGAATCTCACTGCGGGCGTCCACATTTAATAACCGCGGTTATCGCGCCATTCTGGAGGAAATCCGGGACCGTACCGAAGCCGTTCTGGGCGAATGGGATGTCGTCGAACGCCCCGATCGGGCCGAGTACGCCGGCATGATGGCGATGATCCAGAAAGTCGAAGCGACGATTCTAGTCGACCTGTTCTGGAGCTTTCTGACAGCGGTAATTCTCGTTTCGATCGTGTTGATGCTCGCGGTGCAAAACGTCTTTCGCGGGGCGATCGCCATGCTGCCCAATATGTTCCCCATCGTGCTGGTCTTCGGCACGATGGGCTGGTTCGACATCGCGATCGACATTGGCGCGATGATGACCGCAAGTATCGCGCTCGGAATCGCGATCGACGACACGATCCACCTGCTGTTCAAGTTTAAAAGCGGATTGCGTGACGGCGGCGAGGTAAACACGGTGCTGCGGCGGTCGATCGTCAGTTGCGGCATCCCGATGGTCATGACCACCGTCGTCTGCGGAATCGGATTCCTTCCGCTCGTACTGAGTGACTTTGTGCCGACGAACCGATTCGGAATCTTAATGTGCGTGCTCTTGGTGACCGCCCTATTCGGCGATCTTGTGTTTCTACCGTCACTATTGGGGCGATGGTCCCGTCGAAAGCCGAAGCAAGACGAGCCGACTGATGCGGAATCCGAAACCAATTCGGCAGCCGAACCCGCTGCGTCATAGCGGCGGACTGCCGTTCGAAAAGCGGACTCTTCCGATTTGCCGCTGTTCCGGTTCCAATCGAACGGACACGAGGTTCGATTGAGCAGGACGAATGCGAATTTTGAGATGGTTGGTCGCTCTGCAACAGAAGCGATCCGCACTGATTGCGACAGCATTGATTCTCTTGGCCGCGATCTGCGGATGTGCCGAGTCCTCGTCGCCTCTCGTCGCGGCAGCGGAGCCGGCTGACAGTTCGGCAAAAGCTGCTCCGGCAGAAGTCTCTGACTCTTCG contains:
- a CDS encoding slipin family protein yields the protein MFKLIYIPADKVGLKFKDGRFDRLIEAGTRFVFNPLGRIQVRVADLRAPQLFSERLDQIVASGVLDERAVVLDLADHERALVWIDGRFANVLPAGLYAFWTTHRKVRTEVVDTRQVRFNHPEINAVLQSPGGRAALQVVIVEREEAGVLFVDGAFVETLKPGRYTFWKDAARVNVVPVDLKETTVDIAGQDIMTADKVTLRLNAQLTYRVTDARAAVTTVDDIAQTLYREAQLALRAIVGGRDLDAFLADKEAVAAEALQTVRKRAQTFGVEVLAAGVRDVILPGEMKDLMNKVTEAKKAAEAQLITRREETAALRSQANTAKLLADNPTLMRLRELEVLEQIASKANLNVVLGEQGLADRVMKLL
- a CDS encoding efflux RND transporter permease subunit, whose amino-acid sequence is MTEQALRRRLKFTFIGMLLLLPVVGFGSRQAIHHTRIHPEEWLPASHPERAEYLNFTAEFEGHDVVLISWDGCTWDDPKLADLQSAFDKPDDPERAKYFEEIIDRAVSGSSLMDRLTAEPLNLEPDEAAERLKGSFIGPDGKTSCQLVVLTPEGNEDRTPSINAIIETAVEVTGLSREELVLTGPPYSGSVIDEESILSVRVFGGLSILAAFLLCRVCVGSWKLAGVIGGAALFSQFVALSIVHYSGIYMDAVLMALPTMVFVLTTSAGIHLSNYYFAAVAEGDPEPGVTALRRGWRPALLATLTTAIGLFSLAISEVQPVRAFGIIGGTGIIIGSLLVLALLPGFLTRAKINVRETKVGGWRDRFLGGMADWVIAAGPGIALMCLIAMVWSGMGLGSLKTAGDIPALFRPDSEIMRDYRWFEKNLGPTIPLDVVIQFEPDDEMSYAQQLQILGAVQESLNGIEGASGFVSAATFAPDLSGSGFSLLSRMRRLNQRLDEDTSEYIDEHLLVEQDGVKRWRISLRASTFNNRGYRAILEEIRDRTEAVLGEWDVVERPDRAEYAGMMAMIQKVEATILVDLFWSFLTAVILVSIVLMLAVQNVFRGAIAMLPNMFPIVLVFGTMGWFDIAIDIGAMMTASIALGIAIDDTIHLLFKFKSGLRDGGEVNTVLRRSIVSCGIPMVMTTVVCGIGFLPLVLSDFVPTNRFGILMCVLLVTALFGDLVFLPSLLGRWSRRKPKQDEPTDAESETNSAAEPAAS
- a CDS encoding PQQ-binding-like beta-propeller repeat protein → MTRRIVAGFGLILSALVSPIGGVPAAADDWPQWFGPNRDGIWREAGVSTSLPDDASGAAWRAPVKAGYAAPAVAGGRVYLMDRTTDPLAVTPDNPFLRGDIPGTERVVCVDDATGEELWVHQYDCAYTVSYPLGPRVTPTISGGRVYSLGAEGDFKCLDAETGEVIWEKDFNDDYQADTPMWGFSSHPLVDGNKVITHVGGEGSAVVAWNKNTGEELWRSLTVPEIGYAPPVIYEAGGVRQLVSFHGGGVSGLNPETGEEYWTVEIEVPFAMAIALPQKSGDKLLVTPYQRNTKLLQFAADTPTVKTVWTSTNRTGVHPTIATAYIVGDYVYGNGLNGWFRCFKLADGDRVWETLEPTTGDRPERWSTVFLTPHEPSGKYFLYNEHCELMTAELSPEGYKELDRVQLLKPTATAGNRDLVWSHPAYANKSVYVRNDEELIKVSLAE
- a CDS encoding tetratricopeptide repeat protein translates to MNVFRSFMPLVLATAGLGLTGCAATHSASQSSVVHGSPYLCPKCGQRHFASHSAEVASSAQRKSVESRPAPQPHLQQSPPAPQLRLPPTAPPPASPLKNSFDAALPSGGAPSVATPQLLPAGQSSRPMPSDGEVEMQLRQRLSYIRNVRQADPRRTELHLVEAELLRRLGDTRGELFALQAAVLANPRSADVQAKAGRGFLRAGDEQRGFAALGRSVQLAPYDPRYAHGLAAAHLSAGSPDSAIVVLEAAAARTPDPSISVSLGRLYEAQRDWTAATGAYRSALHGRPGDVRTTVRLAECLYHSGSYEHAVQRYQQAAQVDRRWLSFAEYSRYGDAALRSEHLQLAGDVFDYMAENTPPMRELEILRALAALRLGESSRAERIARTALTQWENDEQLSRVLELSGAIELTAATADTVAESDESEFVQTADYSALPLCRPVVEPDSDGSNSSSTSSSSSDVLTSTSPSN
- a CDS encoding aminotransferase class V-fold PLP-dependent enzyme is translated as MSASSVSSKAIRDQWRLREGVTYLNHGSFGPSPEPVLAERERWTRELESQPMDFFVRRIENELEAAADKLGKFVGCEGRDLILVPNATVAMNIVLRNTVLEAGDEVLLTNHEYGAVRRMWQSHCDETGGRIVVASLPRTLGDDAEIVESLFERVSDRTKLIVVSHVTSPTAVILPVEAICRRARERGIQVCVDGPHAPAMVPLSLRKIDCDFYTASCHKWLSAPFGTGFLYVRRKHQQGFKPLIASWGGRLVGGGQASWKDEFHWWGTHDPSAFLAVPAAIEFLEEYGVDRFRTETHQLARYARQRIQDVTGLPANLYGNDDMFGSMITLPLPEVERDASFWKPDPLQIALREQDKIEVPVVHWGGRRFVRVSCHLYNDRPEIDRLAVALGEHLQDHRLGTAP
- a CDS encoding PKD domain-containing protein, which gives rise to MKSQNRSGLLTSFSLILLIAHGFAAEGADTLTPLFVTVDMNVGERQAVELTDGTKIEIELLSLDERRDRISNAVRKATVKVRLDDQVTELIAATYHLPKTVGAAQVDCAVTRGYRSNSRNRSWGLKKDARLRLWPKNSPWIRAETFRYPVEQKWFASLTQMANEPTYVDAGESPQRKEVYYHSGLDMGGVEGKVPVHAATDGIVVSSGINVMREHERGTPVSPRYDVVYVLDQRGWYYRYSHLKEINDAIKPGRRVKIGQRIGTLGKEGGSGGWSHLHFEIKSWQPSVEWGTQAGYAFLWEAYRRQFNPSIIAVARPHHFVTVGEDVTLDGSKSWSKSDGPLSHQWNFHDGTSSTESSVVRKYETPGSYSEVLKVTDKDGRVSYDFAAVHVVDLDRPEVLPPTVNAAYWPTLDIKPGDPVEFAIRSFRNSTPGEMINFGDGTDVVKVTSDGNRESLAPDGYARTTHRYERPGDYLVRVETVNEHGLRAMTHLHVRVESPEDLN